A single region of the Halobacterium wangiae genome encodes:
- a CDS encoding CPBP family intramembrane glutamic endopeptidase: MNDRYAQTVGFVVAGVGLAATFLDWAPVTDVLTTTAAGFAGAAALAFALRRHGSGPDWLDAVAAVAATGLLLASAYAILGITGTLPRGPLLALLAGVAAVAAGAAAVAGLEKAAVRERERRTFVAVVVSIAALVFGSLVAAVVVSFLPEGPLVQVPANTAFASVGYGIAGLVFVRSFGGSLDVSRPGRRDLLIAGGGVVAIFAVHLLLNVVVAAFSLPQSTHSLVETAKAHPEILPPLVVVSLVFIGPGEELLARNGVQQFLGGAYSKHAAIVAASLVFTGSHLLAYAGAGAPPGAVLVTLSRLFLVSLVLGVAYARTDDLFAPIVVHGVYDAVQFALAYALFT; the protein is encoded by the coding sequence GTGAACGACCGGTACGCGCAGACCGTCGGGTTCGTCGTCGCGGGCGTCGGGCTCGCCGCCACGTTCCTCGACTGGGCGCCCGTCACAGACGTCTTGACGACGACCGCCGCCGGGTTCGCGGGCGCCGCGGCGCTCGCGTTCGCGCTCCGCCGCCACGGCTCCGGGCCCGACTGGCTCGACGCCGTCGCCGCCGTCGCCGCCACCGGCCTCCTGCTCGCGTCGGCGTACGCCATTCTCGGCATCACGGGGACCCTCCCGCGGGGCCCGCTGCTCGCGTTGCTCGCCGGCGTCGCCGCGGTGGCCGCGGGCGCCGCTGCGGTCGCGGGCCTCGAGAAGGCCGCCGTCCGCGAGCGCGAGCGCCGGACGTTCGTCGCGGTCGTCGTCTCCATCGCGGCGCTCGTGTTCGGCAGCCTCGTCGCTGCTGTCGTCGTGTCGTTCCTCCCCGAGGGACCGCTCGTGCAGGTGCCGGCGAACACCGCCTTCGCGAGCGTCGGGTACGGAATCGCGGGGCTCGTGTTCGTGCGCTCGTTCGGCGGCAGCCTCGACGTGAGCCGTCCGGGACGCCGGGATCTGCTGATCGCCGGCGGCGGCGTCGTCGCCATCTTCGCGGTCCACCTGCTGTTGAACGTGGTCGTCGCGGCGTTCTCGCTCCCGCAGAGCACCCACAGCCTCGTCGAGACGGCGAAGGCCCACCCCGAGATTCTGCCGCCGCTCGTGGTCGTCTCGCTGGTCTTCATCGGTCCCGGCGAGGAACTGCTCGCCCGCAACGGCGTCCAGCAGTTCCTCGGCGGCGCGTACTCCAAGCACGCGGCCATCGTCGCGGCGTCACTCGTGTTCACGGGGAGTCACCTGCTCGCGTACGCCGGCGCCGGCGCGCCACCGGGCGCGGTGCTGGTGACACTCTCCCGGCTCTTCCTCGTCTCGCTCGTGCTCGGCGTGGCCTACGCGCGGACCGACGACCTGTTCGCGCCGATCGTCGTCCACGGCGTCTACGACGCCGTCCAGTTCGCGCTCGCCTACGCCCTGTTCACGTAG
- a CDS encoding putative quinol monooxygenase, protein MATGTQHQIAMIVIHSTITFDPDRAEEARELVRELAAASQREPGAIRYRAMTDLDDEHTVRFFEQYEDEAAWRAHAESDHYRAFVDRLPDLVDEPMETINFVDVEAPHVHEFTAEEAANEA, encoded by the coding sequence TTGGCCACAGGAACCCAACACCAGATCGCGATGATCGTCATCCACTCGACCATCACGTTCGACCCGGACCGCGCCGAGGAGGCCCGCGAACTGGTTCGAGAACTCGCGGCCGCGTCCCAACGGGAGCCCGGCGCGATCAGGTACCGCGCGATGACCGACCTCGACGACGAACACACCGTCCGGTTCTTCGAGCAGTACGAGGACGAGGCGGCGTGGCGCGCACACGCCGAGTCCGACCACTACCGGGCGTTCGTCGACCGGCTCCCCGACCTCGTCGACGAACCGATGGAGACGATCAACTTCGTCGACGTCGAGGCCCCTCACGTCCACGAGTTCACCGCCGAAGAAGCCGCGAACGAGGCCTGA
- the nucS gene encoding endonuclease NucS, with protein sequence MAVQRFDAPDPAEFVDAAKAAFRDGAVLTVQGRCEVEYEGRTSGYLGDGDRLLVAKPDGTFLVHQPTGHKPVNWMPGGGTVEARESDGDVVLLARRTNPSERVEARIREVYGVTRYDAEDGATYEESGTEAEMHEYIEANPDVLEEDLRIVEHERETKYGFVDFYAVDRDGTPVVVEVKRIQATLNHFDQLQRYVDLYEGTNDSVRGMLVAPSASERVQRALRDNDLEFVELAEFGLDAKGAMEAKLTDF encoded by the coding sequence ATGGCAGTACAGCGTTTCGACGCGCCGGACCCGGCGGAGTTCGTCGACGCGGCGAAGGCGGCGTTCCGGGACGGCGCGGTGTTGACGGTGCAGGGTCGCTGCGAGGTCGAGTACGAGGGCCGGACGAGCGGCTACCTCGGCGACGGTGACCGCCTGCTCGTCGCGAAGCCCGACGGCACGTTCCTCGTCCACCAGCCGACCGGCCACAAGCCCGTCAACTGGATGCCGGGCGGCGGCACGGTCGAGGCCCGCGAGAGCGACGGCGACGTCGTGTTGCTCGCGCGACGCACGAACCCCAGCGAGCGCGTGGAGGCCCGCATCCGGGAGGTGTACGGGGTGACGCGCTACGACGCGGAGGACGGCGCGACCTACGAGGAGTCCGGGACGGAGGCCGAGATGCACGAGTACATCGAGGCGAACCCGGACGTGCTCGAGGAGGACCTCCGCATCGTGGAACACGAACGCGAGACGAAGTACGGCTTCGTCGACTTCTACGCGGTGGACCGCGACGGCACGCCGGTGGTCGTCGAAGTCAAGCGCATCCAGGCGACGCTGAACCACTTCGACCAGTTGCAGCGCTACGTCGACCTCTACGAGGGAACGAACGACTCGGTCCGCGGGATGCTGGTCGCGCCGTCGGCCTCCGAGCGCGTCCAGCGCGCGCTCCGGGACAACGACCTGGAGTTCGTCGAACTCGCGGAGTTCGGCCTGGACGCGAAGGGCGCGATGGAAGCGAAGCTCACCGACTTCTGA
- the trmY gene encoding tRNA (pseudouridine(54)-N(1))-methyltransferase TrmY, giving the protein MRQFVVLGHDAPTDPDFPLDDLAGAAGRLDVLCRCVSAALFLSHGIREDVQVFLVLSDEVTVRVDGAALRYMSPDERNVASLLRQAIEAKDQAIGHREAESTPGIHVSKRGFEAVLDAIDGTVVELHEDGTPLADVEPPENPVFVLSDHHDFTEREAELLAERSDRRVRVGPEILHADHTVTVVHNYLDTDGFTDY; this is encoded by the coding sequence ATGCGCCAGTTCGTCGTCCTCGGGCACGACGCGCCCACGGACCCCGACTTCCCGCTCGACGACCTCGCGGGCGCCGCGGGCAGACTCGACGTGCTCTGTCGCTGCGTGAGCGCCGCGCTGTTCCTCTCCCACGGCATCCGGGAGGACGTACAGGTCTTCCTCGTGCTGTCCGACGAGGTGACCGTCCGCGTCGACGGCGCCGCCCTGCGGTACATGAGTCCCGACGAGCGCAACGTCGCCAGCCTCCTCCGGCAGGCCATCGAGGCCAAAGACCAGGCGATCGGCCACCGGGAGGCCGAGTCCACGCCCGGCATCCACGTCTCGAAGCGCGGCTTCGAGGCTGTCCTCGACGCGATCGACGGAACCGTCGTCGAACTCCACGAGGACGGCACGCCGCTCGCCGACGTCGAACCGCCCGAGAATCCAGTGTTCGTGCTCTCGGACCACCACGACTTCACCGAGCGGGAGGCCGAACTCCTCGCCGAACGCAGCGACCGGCGGGTGCGCGTCGGCCCCGAGATTCTCCACGCCGACCACACCGTCACCGTCGTACACAACTACCTCGACACCGACGGCTTCACCGACTACTGA
- the rnhB gene encoding ribonuclease HII has product MMRFGVDEAGKGPVLGSMFAAAVAGDPADLPDGVADSKRLVPERREHLDEAIRARCTVGVAEIPVARIDDAETDMNGLTVAAQAEALAQVASDGLAGYVDAGDVNEDRFGRRVADAVPADVRVTAEHGADDEYDLVAAASIVAKVARDSHVADLAAVHGDVGSGYPSDPATRDFLLEYVREQGCLPDCARESWQTSRDALAAAEQSGLDEF; this is encoded by the coding sequence CTGATGCGATTCGGCGTCGACGAGGCGGGGAAGGGACCCGTCCTCGGGTCGATGTTCGCGGCGGCAGTCGCGGGCGACCCCGCCGACCTCCCCGACGGCGTCGCGGACTCGAAGCGTCTCGTCCCCGAGCGCCGCGAGCACCTCGACGAGGCGATCCGGGCGCGCTGCACCGTCGGCGTCGCCGAGATTCCGGTCGCGCGCATCGACGACGCGGAGACCGACATGAACGGACTCACCGTCGCCGCGCAGGCCGAGGCGCTCGCGCAGGTGGCCAGCGACGGCCTCGCCGGCTACGTCGACGCGGGCGACGTGAACGAGGACCGGTTCGGGCGGCGAGTCGCGGACGCCGTGCCGGCGGACGTTCGGGTCACCGCTGAGCACGGCGCCGACGACGAGTACGACCTGGTGGCGGCGGCCAGCATCGTGGCGAAGGTCGCCCGCGACAGCCACGTCGCGGACCTGGCCGCGGTCCACGGCGACGTCGGGTCGGGCTACCCCAGCGACCCCGCGACCCGGGATTTCCTCCTGGAGTACGTCCGCGAGCAGGGCTGTCTGCCCGACTGCGCCCGCGAGTCCTGGCAGACGAGTCGGGACGCGCTAGCGGCCGCCGAGCAGTCCGGCCTCGACGAGTTCTGA
- a CDS encoding CopG family transcriptional regulator, with product MPRKYSVVCDDSLSADIEELAREYDLSEQEVLRQLIENGLEELN from the coding sequence GTGCCCAGAAAGTACTCCGTCGTCTGTGACGATTCGCTCTCGGCGGACATCGAGGAGCTGGCCCGGGAGTACGACCTCTCCGAGCAGGAGGTCCTCCGCCAGCTAATCGAGAACGGGCTCGAGGAACTGAACTAG
- a CDS encoding glucose-6-phosphate isomerase, whose protein sequence is MHVDVGNALAETATPGVPEDALARLDDRVADAHDRIAAGMADDEFGYAALNLPETADADAIREAVEPFADCETLLTVGIGGSALGAATLVDALDSELDTYFLDNVDPEHVTGLLDDLDLSQTAVNVVSRSGTTVETLANFLVVREAMADADVDWTERTFVTTGPDGNLRNLAEEHDLPALDVPDGVPGRFSALSTVGLPAAALAGHDVDAILAGGRDGMAALGDSLFDCPAYAYGALAYALDERGAGTNVMMPYAEGLETFAEWFAQLWAESLGKDGLGQTPARALGATDQHSQLQLYRAGPRDKLVTLLRPTERTDRDIPDTELEDLDYLAGGSLGTLLDAEFEATEASLAESGVPNVRVEIDGVDERSLGRLLYDFEAACVLAGELYGVETFTQPAVEWGKEAARGLLRGEEWLPDKRRFVVE, encoded by the coding sequence ATGCACGTAGACGTGGGGAACGCGCTCGCCGAGACGGCGACGCCGGGGGTCCCCGAGGACGCGCTCGCCCGCCTCGACGACCGCGTCGCCGACGCGCACGACCGCATCGCCGCCGGGATGGCCGACGACGAGTTCGGCTACGCCGCACTGAACCTCCCGGAGACCGCTGACGCCGACGCGATCCGCGAGGCCGTCGAACCGTTCGCGGACTGCGAGACGCTGCTGACCGTCGGCATCGGCGGTAGCGCGCTCGGCGCAGCGACCCTCGTCGACGCACTCGACTCGGAGCTGGACACCTACTTCCTCGACAACGTCGACCCGGAACACGTCACCGGCCTGCTCGACGACCTGGACCTCTCGCAGACGGCCGTGAACGTCGTCTCGCGCTCGGGCACGACGGTGGAGACGCTCGCGAACTTCCTCGTGGTCCGCGAGGCGATGGCCGACGCGGACGTCGACTGGACCGAGCGCACGTTCGTCACCACCGGCCCGGACGGCAACCTCCGGAACCTCGCGGAGGAACACGATCTCCCGGCGCTCGACGTGCCCGACGGCGTCCCGGGCCGGTTCTCGGCGCTCTCGACGGTCGGCCTCCCCGCGGCGGCGCTCGCCGGCCACGACGTCGACGCGATTCTCGCGGGCGGACGCGACGGGATGGCCGCGCTCGGCGACTCGCTGTTCGACTGTCCCGCGTACGCCTACGGCGCACTCGCGTACGCCCTCGACGAACGTGGCGCCGGCACCAACGTGATGATGCCGTACGCGGAGGGCCTGGAGACGTTCGCGGAGTGGTTCGCACAGCTCTGGGCCGAGAGCCTCGGGAAGGACGGCCTGGGCCAGACGCCCGCGCGAGCGCTCGGCGCGACCGACCAGCACAGCCAGCTCCAGCTCTACCGCGCGGGGCCCCGGGACAAACTCGTCACGCTCCTGCGGCCCACCGAACGGACGGACCGCGACATCCCCGACACCGAACTCGAGGACCTCGACTACCTCGCGGGCGGCAGCCTCGGCACCCTGCTCGACGCGGAGTTCGAGGCCACCGAGGCGAGTCTCGCGGAGTCGGGCGTGCCGAACGTCCGCGTCGAGATCGACGGCGTCGACGAGCGGTCGCTCGGTCGCCTGCTGTACGACTTCGAGGCCGCCTGCGTGCTCGCCGGCGAACTGTACGGCGTCGAGACGTTCACCCAGCCGGCCGTCGAGTGGGGGAAAGAGGCCGCTCGCGGCCTGCTGCGCGGCGAGGAGTGGCTGCCCGACAAGCGCCGGTTCGTCGTCGAGTAG
- a CDS encoding preprotein translocase subunit SecD, translated as MSWFRENWRVAFLVVLLVASSVALFAPGIGASGTNANGESVERPTNLNYGLELSGGVRLRASVVGVTAENVSVTEDNERTIEQDVAAALNLEDRSVRARPVQDVVEVYSSNSTSEVRTTLTDLGYEPRNVREGVTQMTRDTIVSTISSKVDQTGFSGASVYDVDPRGSGQQYVVVEVPGQNASQVQRLIEGRGEVEMWAYYPENGNQTNATLLGSEDLAQVDPPTTDSQTGQPVVPVELTPTAAERFASDMQQYGFTTNQGIRNCQFPAEGSASHCLLTVLDGEVVYSANMGPGLANLIETGDFENNPTFVVTANSMDEARELQVNLRAGALPAELDFEDSYYVAPSFAERYKPLSLVTGIAAAIAVMVTVFLRYGEAKVAIPMVFTALSEVVILLGFAAVSGLALDLSHIAGLIAVIGTGVDDLVIIADEVMTEEVSSSRVFQSRFRKALWIIGAAAVTTIIAMSPLAVLSLGDLRGFAIVTILGVLIGVIITRPAYGDILRRLLTDNR; from the coding sequence ATGAGCTGGTTCCGCGAGAACTGGCGCGTCGCCTTCCTCGTCGTCCTGCTCGTCGCGAGCTCGGTCGCGCTGTTCGCCCCCGGAATCGGCGCCAGCGGGACGAACGCGAACGGCGAGAGCGTCGAGCGGCCCACGAACCTCAACTACGGGCTCGAACTCTCCGGCGGCGTCCGCCTCCGCGCCTCGGTCGTCGGCGTCACCGCCGAGAACGTCTCGGTCACCGAGGACAACGAGCGGACCATCGAGCAGGACGTCGCGGCCGCGCTCAACCTCGAGGACCGTAGCGTCCGTGCCCGTCCCGTCCAGGACGTCGTCGAGGTGTACTCCAGCAACTCCACGAGCGAGGTCCGCACCACACTCACCGACCTCGGCTACGAGCCCCGCAACGTCCGCGAGGGCGTGACCCAGATGACGCGGGACACCATCGTCAGCACCATCTCGTCCAAGGTCGACCAGACCGGTTTCTCCGGCGCGTCCGTGTACGACGTCGACCCGCGGGGGAGCGGCCAGCAGTACGTCGTAGTCGAGGTGCCCGGACAGAACGCCTCGCAGGTCCAGCGCCTCATCGAGGGCCGCGGCGAGGTCGAGATGTGGGCGTACTACCCGGAGAACGGCAACCAGACGAACGCCACGCTGCTCGGCAGCGAGGACCTCGCGCAGGTCGACCCGCCGACGACGGACTCCCAGACCGGCCAGCCGGTCGTCCCGGTCGAACTCACCCCGACGGCCGCAGAGCGCTTCGCCAGCGACATGCAGCAGTACGGCTTCACGACGAACCAGGGCATCCGTAACTGCCAGTTCCCCGCCGAGGGCAGTGCCAGCCACTGCCTGCTGACGGTGCTCGACGGTGAGGTCGTCTACTCCGCGAACATGGGGCCCGGACTCGCGAACCTCATCGAGACCGGCGACTTCGAGAACAACCCGACGTTCGTCGTCACGGCGAACTCGATGGACGAGGCGCGCGAACTGCAGGTGAACCTCCGGGCCGGCGCGCTCCCCGCCGAACTCGACTTCGAGGACTCCTACTACGTCGCACCGAGCTTCGCCGAGCGGTACAAGCCGCTCTCGCTCGTGACGGGGATCGCGGCCGCCATCGCGGTCATGGTCACCGTCTTCCTCCGGTACGGCGAGGCGAAGGTCGCAATCCCGATGGTGTTCACCGCGCTCTCCGAGGTGGTCATCCTGCTCGGGTTCGCGGCGGTGTCGGGGCTCGCACTCGACCTCTCGCACATCGCCGGGCTCATCGCCGTCATCGGGACGGGGGTGGACGACCTCGTCATCATCGCCGACGAGGTGATGACCGAGGAGGTGTCCTCCAGTCGCGTCTTCCAGAGTCGCTTCCGGAAGGCGCTGTGGATCATCGGCGCCGCCGCGGTGACGACTATCATCGCGATGTCGCCGCTCGCCGTGCTCTCGCTCGGTGACCTCCGCGGGTTCGCCATCGTCACCATCCTCGGCGTGCTCATCGGCGTCATCATCACGCGCCCGGCGTACGGCGACATCCTGCGTCGCCTGCTGACGGACAACCGGTAA
- a CDS encoding methylated-DNA--[protein]-cysteine S-methyltransferase: MRATVCGHDFDVDLDYVDASEEAVREQLREYEAGDRDTFDLDVHFPEGFLGDVMAAMCSIPPGETRTYGDVAASIDTAAVAVGNACGENPVPVVVPCHRVVAADGLGGYSALGGLDAKRALLEREGVGL; the protein is encoded by the coding sequence GTGCGAGCAACCGTCTGCGGCCATGACTTCGACGTCGACCTCGACTACGTGGACGCCAGCGAGGAAGCGGTCCGCGAGCAGTTGCGCGAGTACGAGGCCGGCGACCGCGACACGTTCGACCTCGACGTCCACTTCCCCGAGGGGTTCCTCGGGGACGTGATGGCCGCGATGTGCTCGATTCCGCCGGGCGAGACGCGAACCTACGGCGACGTCGCCGCGAGCATCGACACCGCCGCCGTCGCCGTCGGGAACGCCTGCGGGGAGAATCCGGTCCCGGTCGTCGTCCCCTGCCACCGCGTCGTCGCCGCCGACGGTCTCGGCGGCTACTCCGCGCTCGGTGGCCTCGACGCGAAGCGCGCGCTGCTCGAACGCGAGGGCGTCGGGCTGTAG
- the secF gene encoding protein translocase subunit SecF, whose amino-acid sequence MPSFEVPEVDLSQYSMRELVAPPLAVLVVALAVLGATFALTGSPVALGIEFTGGTEIVVETDASQSEVVAAFDERGQDVSSIRPIGTDGNSYLLEFQATTEGAQNDINDAANDAGFDVVQSQSSSATFGKSTQELALLGVAGAFVGMSVVVFVLFRTFVPSIAVVLSAFSDIVIPLALMNVFGIELSLGTVAALLMLIGYSVDSDILLNNQVLRRSGSFWESVERAMRTGVTMTVTSIVAMTVMTIVSYIFGIQLLTDIGIVLVFGLTADLMNTYMMNVTLLRWYKFEGVAR is encoded by the coding sequence ATGCCCAGTTTCGAGGTCCCGGAGGTCGACCTCAGTCAGTACTCCATGCGGGAGCTCGTCGCTCCCCCGCTGGCCGTACTGGTCGTCGCGCTCGCCGTCCTCGGCGCGACGTTCGCCCTCACGGGGTCACCGGTCGCCCTCGGTATCGAGTTCACGGGTGGGACGGAGATCGTCGTCGAGACCGACGCGTCGCAGTCCGAGGTCGTCGCGGCCTTCGACGAACGCGGCCAAGACGTCTCCTCTATCCGCCCCATCGGTACTGACGGCAACAGCTACCTCCTCGAGTTCCAGGCTACCACCGAGGGCGCCCAGAACGACATCAACGACGCCGCCAACGACGCGGGCTTCGACGTGGTCCAGTCACAGAGTAGCTCCGCCACGTTCGGCAAGTCCACCCAGGAACTCGCGCTGCTCGGCGTCGCGGGCGCGTTCGTCGGGATGAGCGTCGTCGTCTTCGTCCTGTTCCGGACGTTCGTGCCGAGCATCGCCGTCGTGCTCTCGGCGTTCAGCGACATCGTCATCCCGCTCGCGCTGATGAACGTCTTCGGCATCGAACTCTCCCTGGGGACCGTCGCCGCACTCCTGATGCTCATCGGTTACAGCGTCGACTCCGACATCCTACTGAACAACCAGGTGTTGCGCCGCTCGGGCAGCTTCTGGGAGAGCGTCGAACGCGCGATGCGGACCGGTGTCACGATGACGGTCACCTCCATCGTCGCGATGACCGTGATGACCATCGTCTCCTACATCTTCGGCATCCAGTTGCTCACGGACATCGGCATCGTGCTCGTGTTTGGCCTGACCGCTGACCTCATGAACACCTACATGATGAACGTCACGCTGCTCCGGTGGTACAAGTTCGAGGGGGTGGCACGATGA
- a CDS encoding universal stress protein, translated as MFHRILVPTDGSEAAATAASVAIALADRFDAAVHAVHVVDLSDVPSSVQSDATTELQRQGEAAVESVADRAADTDVPVTTRVLESPRPVHEELLDYVADEGVDLVVMGTHGRTGLARIVLGSVTERLLRVSPVPVLTVHEDSGLDTAPESVLVPTDGSDAANAAADRAVALAAATGAGLQVVYVVDPTAAAGEYGSADVLEALEMAGQRAVGDVVARAEDAGVGTIEASVLGGATARAILDYAADRDVDLVAMGTHGRTGLERYLLGSVTEKVVRVAEMPVLTVSAHDEE; from the coding sequence ATGTTCCACAGGATTCTCGTCCCGACAGACGGTAGCGAGGCTGCAGCGACCGCCGCCTCCGTAGCGATCGCGCTCGCCGACCGGTTCGACGCGGCCGTCCACGCGGTCCACGTCGTCGACCTGTCCGACGTCCCGTCGAGCGTGCAGTCAGACGCCACCACGGAACTGCAGCGCCAGGGGGAGGCGGCGGTGGAGTCCGTCGCTGACCGCGCGGCCGACACCGACGTCCCGGTGACCACGCGCGTCCTCGAGTCCCCGCGGCCGGTCCACGAGGAACTCCTCGACTATGTCGCCGACGAGGGCGTCGACCTCGTCGTGATGGGGACCCACGGCCGCACCGGGCTCGCGCGCATCGTCCTCGGGAGCGTCACCGAGCGCCTGCTCCGGGTCTCCCCGGTCCCCGTCCTCACCGTCCACGAGGACAGCGGCCTCGACACCGCGCCCGAGTCGGTGCTCGTCCCGACAGACGGTAGCGACGCCGCGAACGCCGCCGCGGACCGCGCCGTCGCGCTCGCCGCAGCGACCGGTGCGGGCCTCCAGGTCGTCTACGTGGTCGACCCGACCGCGGCGGCCGGCGAGTACGGTAGCGCCGACGTTCTGGAGGCCCTCGAGATGGCTGGCCAGCGAGCGGTCGGGGACGTCGTCGCCCGGGCCGAGGACGCCGGCGTCGGAACGATCGAGGCGTCGGTACTCGGCGGGGCGACTGCCCGCGCGATCCTCGACTACGCCGCCGACCGCGACGTCGACCTCGTCGCGATGGGGACCCACGGCCGCACCGGGCTCGAGCGCTACCTGCTCGGCAGCGTCACCGAGAAGGTCGTCCGCGTCGCCGAGATGCCCGTGCTCACCGTCTCCGCCCACGACGAGGAGTGA
- a CDS encoding tRNA pseudouridine(54/55) synthase Pus10: MTILEDARRVLAEDPVCDACVGRCFADRSFGLTNAERGRALRTTVALEDDEPYESPDTADCWVCEGASGRFAAFAELVVDALDEEAFDTYQVGTRAPPLVEENESLLRDLAGLPADAGEQFKSECNREVGKRVGQATGADVDFGRPDVLAILDVEDETVDVTVNSTFVYGRYRKLERGIPQTKWPCSDCNGTGTLVDSPCPHCDGTGFLYPESVEQLTAPPVVEAMDGEEASFHGAGREDIDALMLGTGRPFVVEVQRPQNRHPDPEALEEAINEYADGKVEVEGVRLAAYDMVERVKELDAKKRYRAQVEFDDPVDEEAFQAALSELDGATIEQETPQRVSHRRAELVRTRTVYDIDGERTTDTNAVVEIEGEGGLYIKELVSSDDGRTVPSLAGLLGVDATVTALDVVAVEGEDEAFEDEDFFR, translated from the coding sequence ATGACCATCCTCGAGGACGCGCGGCGGGTGCTGGCGGAGGACCCCGTCTGCGACGCCTGCGTGGGGCGGTGTTTCGCAGACCGGAGTTTCGGGTTGACGAACGCCGAGCGCGGGCGGGCGCTCCGCACGACAGTGGCGCTCGAGGACGACGAGCCCTACGAGTCCCCGGACACCGCGGACTGCTGGGTCTGCGAGGGGGCGTCGGGGCGCTTCGCGGCGTTCGCCGAACTCGTCGTCGACGCCCTGGACGAGGAGGCGTTCGACACGTACCAGGTGGGGACGCGGGCACCGCCGCTCGTCGAGGAGAACGAGTCGCTGCTTCGGGACCTCGCCGGCCTCCCAGCGGACGCTGGCGAGCAGTTCAAGTCCGAGTGCAACCGGGAGGTCGGCAAGCGCGTCGGGCAGGCGACGGGCGCGGACGTCGACTTCGGGCGACCGGACGTCCTCGCCATCCTGGACGTCGAGGACGAGACCGTCGACGTGACCGTGAACTCGACGTTCGTCTACGGGCGCTACCGGAAACTCGAACGCGGCATCCCGCAGACGAAGTGGCCGTGCAGCGACTGCAACGGCACGGGGACGCTCGTCGACTCGCCGTGCCCGCACTGCGACGGGACCGGGTTCCTCTACCCCGAGAGCGTCGAGCAGTTGACCGCGCCGCCGGTCGTCGAGGCGATGGACGGCGAAGAGGCGTCGTTCCACGGCGCGGGCCGCGAGGACATCGACGCGCTGATGCTCGGGACGGGCCGGCCGTTCGTCGTGGAGGTCCAGCGGCCCCAGAACCGCCACCCGGACCCCGAGGCCCTGGAGGAGGCCATCAACGAGTACGCTGATGGGAAAGTCGAGGTGGAGGGCGTCCGCCTCGCCGCCTACGACATGGTAGAGCGCGTGAAGGAACTCGACGCGAAGAAGCGCTACCGCGCGCAGGTGGAGTTCGACGACCCGGTCGACGAGGAGGCCTTCCAGGCCGCGCTCTCGGAACTCGACGGCGCGACCATCGAACAGGAGACCCCCCAGCGCGTGAGCCACCGGCGCGCGGAACTCGTCCGCACGCGGACGGTGTACGACATCGACGGCGAGCGGACGACCGACACCAACGCGGTCGTCGAGATCGAGGGCGAGGGCGGCCTCTACATCAAGGAACTCGTCTCCAGCGACGACGGCCGCACCGTCCCGAGTCTGGCGGGCCTGCTCGGCGTGGACGCGACGGTCACCGCGCTCGACGTGGTCGCCGTCGAGGGCGAGGACGAGGCCTTCGAGGACGAGGACTTCTTCCGCTGA
- a CDS encoding DUF5812 family protein, which yields MTDEKTATFLVAEADDDSAILSDVSDAQVHTLSENPGVEAGDVLAATVAPDPPMGVTYSVVDVEERKRIPVEVSEEAPTRQAESMAADLDAGELATAERAGVGEVHVLSVPADSVEAAVEDVLEDDQTVARAARIGVERVEVRSGEDFLSVRYLP from the coding sequence ATGACCGACGAGAAGACAGCGACGTTCCTCGTCGCGGAAGCCGACGACGACTCCGCGATTCTCTCGGACGTGTCGGACGCGCAGGTGCACACGCTCTCGGAGAACCCCGGCGTCGAGGCCGGCGACGTGCTGGCAGCGACCGTCGCGCCGGACCCGCCGATGGGCGTCACGTACAGCGTCGTCGACGTCGAAGAACGGAAGCGGATCCCCGTCGAGGTGAGCGAGGAGGCGCCGACGCGGCAGGCCGAGTCGATGGCCGCGGACCTCGACGCGGGCGAACTCGCGACCGCCGAGCGCGCCGGCGTCGGCGAAGTCCACGTCCTCTCCGTGCCCGCGGACTCCGTCGAGGCGGCCGTCGAGGACGTCCTCGAGGACGACCAGACGGTCGCCCGGGCGGCCAGGATCGGCGTCGAACGCGTCGAGGTCCGCTCCGGCGAGGACTTCCTCAGCGTGCGCTACCTGCCGTAG